In Bernardetia litoralis DSM 6794, the genomic window ATCTCTTTTGAATACTCAGAATCCTCATCTAATTCAGATATAGCACTTTTTACAGCAGCCTCATAATCAGACATTCTAAAGTGATTAATTAAATAACCTTCTAATAATTCTATTGCATCTTGCCTTGTCATTGATTTTTTTATTGGTTATTTGTGTATTTATTGGTCTGAGTATGCTAAAATACCAGCAAAGACAGTTTCTAAAAATAATTTTTACAACTGTTCCAATTCATACTCAAAACTACTAGACAAAATAGGAAAACGACACCATGTTTTTGGGTCAAGATTTTTGTCATCTAAATGGAAAGAAGGCGCATAACGTTCACGTTTCCATTGATTTCTACTCCAAAGTCTAAAAAATTTGATTGTCCATTCTTTGAGTTTTTTATCATCATATTGTTTAAAAGTTTGTTTTAATAACTTCAAACAATCAGCAGGTGATTTTTTATCACGAATGGCTGCCTCTTCAATAGCATCTAGCAAATCATAAGGCATCAAATCATCTTCATCAGTTTGTTTGTTTTCTGAAGGACGAAGCTCGGCAGTTGGTTGTTGTACATTGACTGATTTTAGGACTTCAATTTTGAAGTAAGAAGATTCAGTATCATTAATCCAAGTCAAAACACCTTTTGTTTCTAGCCATTTCAACCAATTTCTTAGGAAAAATTTATCAATTCCTGCAATCGGACTCAATCCACCACTTGTATCTCCATCCATTGTTGCATAACCTACGGCAGCTTCTGAACGGTTGCTAGTAGAAAGCAAAAGCGCATTATAAATATTTGCAATCATCCAAACAGAAGGCGCACGCACCCGAGCCTGAATATTCTGAAGCGCAATATCATCGGTTTGCCAAGCCAGTTTTCTATCTAATCCTTGCTCAATAATTTTGTGATATTCTTTTACCACTTCATTAATATTAAAGGTATAATGAGTTGCATTCAATGCTTTTGCCAGTTTGTCGGCTGCGTTTTCGGTTGTATCAGAGCTATTTTCTGTTGGTTGATAAGCTGTAAGAAGCAATTTATTAGAAATCTCATCAACTGTTTTCAAATCTTGAATAGCAGAAATATAATATAATTTTTTCTTAAATTGTTCTAATCCAATATTTTCAATTCCTAATTTTATCAATAAATAAACACAACAAGAAACGGCTGCCGAATCTGCACCACCAGAAAGCGAAACTACAAAACCATTTGAACGACTTTTTCTAAGATAATCAAAAAGTCCTAATGCCAAAGCTCGTGTAAATTCTTCTTCTTGAATAAAATTACTGTATTCCCATTTTGATTCGCTTGGGTCGTAAGGTTCAGGTTCTATATTTGGGAAATTGTACGGAACTGTGATTTTATTTTCTTGCGAATTAGGCAAATCAAAATTCATACTTGACTGTGATTGTGCAATTCGGTTGGCATCAATATCCACAACGGCACTCGTAACCAACACATCATGAAAACTCAAACGCTGACCAATATTTGCAATTTCTCCAGCCGACGCAATGATTGTTCCTCCATCATAAATAGCTCTTCCCGATTCATTTCCTAAAAGATTTGCGTACAAATAAGCCACTCCAAAAGCACGAGAACCCTCCAAAACAAAACGCTTACGAACATTTATTTTATTAAAAGCAAAATGAGAAGCCGACGGATTCATAATTACATCAATTCCATAATTTGACAAAGCACGTCCAGGGCGATGAGCTACCCACGCATCTTCACAAATCTCAAAACCAATTTTTATTCCTCCAATATCAAAATAAACATCTCCAAAAAGATAACTTTCATTCTCTTTTGTTTGTGGGTTTTGAAGAGATAAATTAATATGTTTTTCAGCAATCCAAGGCGTAAACCAACGAGGTTCGTAATGAATGCCATTTCCTGCCAAAAATCGCTTTGCTACAAAACCAGCAATTTTTCCATCTACCAACAGCGCACAGGCATTAAAAGTGCGATTTTGATACATCATTGGAAGACCAACACAAGTAATAATTCCTTTTGTATGTGGCAAAACTTCATACAAAACACGAATAGACTGCTCCAAAACATTAGGTGAATAAAACATATCCTCACAGCCATAACCAGAGATACAGAGTTCGGGCAAACAAAGTACACTTACATTTTTTTCTTTTGCATCTTCAATCGCTTGTACAATATTCTTTTTGTTGTGTTCCCAGTGCATCGGAATTTGATTCAAGACGGCACAGGCTACTTTTAGTAATTTCATAAATGGAAATTAGGTTAGTGTCAAATATACAATTTCTATTGTTTTGATAAACAGAGTTTATTGGAAATGGTTTTTTATATTCAAAAAAATCCTTACTCAATCTAAAAATTGAATAAGGATTTACATTTTCTAAAAAAAATAATTCTAATAATAAATCACTTCACAACGTGGGTGGTCTTTCTTAAAATCATCTACTTTTTTGCTAGAAATTTTAGTATTATAAGAACGTAAAATTTCTAATTTTCTCATATTATCCAAACCTTTAAGGTTGCGTAATTTTGTTGTATTACAAGAAAGTTCTGTAAGTTCTTTCAATGGTTCTAAGCATTTTAGGGTTTTGATTTGTGTTCCTGCACAATTTAAGCGTTTGAGGTTTTTGAATGCTCCCATTGTTTCAAGACTTTCTACTGGCGTATTTTCAAAAACTAATTGCTCCAAATCTCTAAGTGTTGTAATTGGTTCAAGATTAGAAACTGGAGTTTCTGAAAAGCGCAAAATACGAAGTGTAGAAATGTTTTTGATAGGTGAAAGATTGCTCACACTTGTACGAACAAAACTAAGTTCACGCAAACGAACAGACATTTGTAAAGGCTGTAAATCACGAATATCACTTATTCCATCAAGATTAATTGATTCCAAATAAATCATTGCATGCAAATCTTCTTTGTTTGGTTGTGCTTCTATTTTTACATGTTTTTTCAGAGCTGTTTTCCAACTTTCTGATAATCCTGTCCACCAATTATTAAGTGTAACTGTTTTATAAATTACAACCGTAGAAGGATTTTTATTTAAAAATGCAGCAACTAATTCATCTTTCAAAGCCGAACCATCAGCATAAATAAATTCTAAATTAGTAAGGTTTTGAAGTGGCGAAATATCACTTACAGCCGTATTTTCAATATCTAATTTTTTCAATTTATCTAAACTTTGAAGCGAAGAAACATCTGAAATTTTGGTATTATTTGCTTCCAAAATTTCCAAAGCAATCAAATCACGCAAAGCCGTAATGTCTGTAACCTTTGTTCTGCTAATATTTATTTCTTTCAAGCCCTCAAAAATACGAAGAGGCTCAACCGTTTTGATTGATTGTCCTTTTGCATCAATTTTTGTGATTCTTGAAAGTGTTGCTAATTCTTCTTTTGTTGGATTTGGTGAGCTTAATTTACTAGCTGTTTTGAAAACTTCTTTCCAATCTAAAGACAATGTTTTCCACCAATTTTGTAATGCCTCTGATTCATAAACAACTAAAATATTTGATTTTGACTTAGTCAATTCTTGTGCTTGTCCTAATTTCACACCTGTGTTATCACAATAAACTCGCTCCAAAGCAGCAATAGAAGTAAGAGGTTTTAGGCTAGAAATTTTAGTATTATTTGCATACAACAAACGCAATTTTGCCAACTTAGAAAGTGGTTCTAAACTGCTAACATTTGTATTTGAAATATCCAAACGTTCCAATTCTTTGCTTTCAGATAATGCCGAAATAGAAGTAATAGGCGTAAATGAAGTTTCTAAAAATTGTAATGTAGAAACATTTTTGAGAGGGGCAAGGTTGGCTACTTTTGTTTTTGTAATTCGGAGTTCTTTCAAAACACTTCCTTCAATTTTGCCTAGAGCCTCCAATGAACTCACTCCCGTAACAGACATATCCAAACGCTCTAAATGAGTCAAATATTCAAGGGTTTTGATTTCGCTTACTTTTGTATTTGATACATTTAATTCTCTCAAATTAGTTGCATAAGTAAGAGCTAAAAGGTCTTGAACTGGCGTATTAGAAGCATCCAAAACTTCCAAATTGGTAATGCTACGAAGTGGAAAAAGATTTGAAACCTGTGTATTTGCACATTTGAAAGTCTTTAGTTTCATCAAACGACTTACAGGCTGAATATCTATAACTGTTGGATTATTGCTAATATCCAAAACTTCCATTCCAACAATAGAATGAAGCTGACTATTAGAAATTGAATCACCGACAGGAATTGTAACATGATTACTAAAAATAGCAAGCCATTCGACAGGCAAATCATTCCACCAACTACGCAAAACTTCCGTTTCATTGGCTTGACTTGTATAAATACTGATAATTTTCATGTCTTGACTTTCAGGGTCATAACTTATCTCTACATAACGAGGAAGGTTATTTTTTACTTTTTCATCTTTAAAATTTGTTCCTTCTAATGCACGATTTGCAGTTGCTGTAAAGAAAATTGTTCCATCAGGAGCAATTCTATGAGCAATGCTAGAAACGGTATATTCAAAAGTGATATTTTTATAGAAAAAGTCAACATCTTTTAAATAAGATTGTACATTTTTGTTCATCCATAAGTCACGTTTTTCAATCAAATCATCTTCTATCTGAACATCTCTATCTTTAAAGATTTTCAAAAAACTTTGATTGACAATCGTTTCTTTATCACGGACAGAAGATTCTTCTTCGCCCAAAGTATTGTACATAAACTGCATAAAAGAAACCAAAGAACGCACTCGTCCTTCATATTCTTCTAGTTGTTCAGGTTCAAGTTGGTCTCCTTGTGTTTTTTTATCTTTTTCAGTTTTGTCCGTATTTTTTTGGGCAAAAAGAATAGTTGTAGAAAATGCCATCAAAAGGCATAGCAGAAAAGAACGGAAATTAATTACCATTGGAATATATATAATTTAACAAAACATCTTTATTATCAGGAGTAAGGTGAGCCAAATTTGAAATCAACCACCCATTATTATAACCTCCACGATTGAAACGAGAAACTTCAAGATACCAATTGTCTATTTGAAAGAAATGAAATTTTACATTTGTAACCGTTTTGAATTGTAGTGCATTGCGAGCAACTTCGTACAAAAACAAACTTACATAATCTGTCTTATGATTTACCTCAACATAATTTTTGACTTCTTTTAATTCTTGAGGCTCATCAAATATTTTTCTTAGATTCATAAATTCTAATTCATGACTAAGAGGATGCAAAAATTTGGTAGGGTCTTGAATATCTTTTCCCATTATTTTGGCAAAAGGTTGAAAATAGACATTACTAATTACCCATTTTGAACCTACTTTTTCTTCTTGGAGCTTCATGAAAAGAGTCAAATCTTGTTCTCTGCCTTCATAAACAAAGCGAGTTGTAACTTCTGCAAACCAATTTCCACCATGAAACTCTAAAAAAGTAGGCTTGCTTGAATTTGTAACTTGATTAACAAAATCATCTTTTACTGATTGAGGAACAGCTTTATTTTGTCCATCAAATAAAATATTTATATACTCTTTTCTATCTGAGTTATTTCTAAATTCTTTGCTGCTTGGGTCAAATTTATTTCCCAGCTTGTCTTCTTCGTGATTGAAGCGTCTAAAAAATTGATTCATTTGCTTGGTTGCAGCATACAAATCAGACTCATCTCCCAAATAATTTCCTATCTGTTGTGCAGAAACAGAAAAAGGCAAAAGAAAAACTAATGCCACAAGGGAAATTAAAAAAATATTTTTTATTCTCATATTGATAAAAATAGGGTTTATTTTCTAGTGCAAGATTCCATCTTGTACTTGTTGTTTTGCAAGCATATGCTTGCAGAAAAAATAGGCACAAGGTAAAACCTTGCGCCATATCTTTACTAGATTAATTTCTTTTTGTTTCGCTTACACGAACATCACCTAACATCACATCCCAAAAACCTATTTCACGACCTGCAATAATAGTTTTTTTACGTTCAACATAAACCGTAATGTCTTTCTTAGTTACATCAGAATATTGAACCAAACCATCGGCAGATTTACCTTGGAAACGTTGGAAGATAGTAATTACACCTACATAACGTCCGTCTGGTTGTTTTTCTAAGTCAGAAATATATTGAATATTAAACCAGTCAATTTCTACTTGGTCGTAATTAAGAGCCATCAAACGGTCAAAATATTTACGAACGCCATAATAACGAATGGCTTTAGAACTTGTTGAAGAAACTCCCATTTCTGCGCCATCAGAAAATAATTCCATAGCACGGTCAATGACACGCATAGCTTCTGAATACTGTGTTTCTTTACTACCAATGATAGAAATATAACGGCTCAAATCTTTTACTTTTTCTAAAGCAAGAGAATCAATGGCACGTTTGCGAGTAGGGCTAAGGTCTGCATTTGTTTGAGCAAAAGCAGAAGAATCTACTGCCATAAAGGCAAAGACAAACAAAAATGAGAAAAGAATTTTATTTATATTTTTCATAATAACTGAAATTCAAATAGTGGATTTAAAAAGTTTAAAAAATGACATTGTAACTGAAAATGCAGCTACTCATTAAATGATAATAACTAACTAATGATAATTTAGGAAATCAAAAAACTGTGCCAAAAATCATAACTTAGTTGTGGTTGATAATTACATCAACCACAATTTGTTTATAATCATTGTTAGAGTTTCTGCTACCAACAATGTATTAATTACTAAGCTCTAAAAGTTTGATTTTGCCATTATCATCTGTACCAATACTTACAACTTTATGATTCATTTTCTTTTGGTCTTTAACAAAGTTTAGGTACTTTTCAGCAGTTGTAGGCTCGTCATAATCTTTTTCGCCTCCTTCTTCAGCAATGATAATCAAAACTGGAGCTTCTGGAGAAGTAAATAATTTGAGTGCGTTTTGGATAGAAGCATTTGCTGTATTTGCATCTGAAGCATTTGCAATTTCAGTAAAGAAATCTTTGATAGTTTTGCTTTTTTTGTTTGCTTCAGCTTGTGCTTCTTCTTCTCTTTTCTTTTCTTCTTCTCTGATGCGTTGGCTTTTTACGCTTTGTTCTGCTTGAGCGATAAGGTCTGTTACAGTTGGATCGCCAATATTCATTGCTTTTATTGCATCAATTCTTTTTTGACGCTCATCAGCAGACATAGAAGTATCATTCAAAACGGCTTTCAAGTCAGAAGTAGCTTTATCTACTTTTCGTTGTTTTTCGGCAGCAGCTTGAGCTTTGGCAGCTTCGGCAGCTTTCTTTTTGCTGTTACAGCTTGTAGTAGTTAGAGTTGTTCCCATTCCTAAGAGAATCATAAGATAAAAACTTAGACGGAAATACCATTTGCGAATCGATTTGTTCTTTTGCATAACAAAAAATAGGGTTTGAAGTGATTTAAAAAATACGAATTGAATAAAAAATAATTTAATTAAAATTAGCTAAAAATAAAATTTTTGGAAGTCTTTGAAAAACCTTAAAAAATAATATGGTAGTATTTTTATGGCTAAATTGTATAGCAAATTTACTGACAGATTTACTAAAAAATGAAAGTTTAAAAAATAAAGTTAGTTTTTTTTGCTGCCTATCTATTCCAACAAATACTCTTAAAAAGTGTTTTAAAAAAAACAGATTTATTACACCAAAACAAAGTATTTATGTACTCAGAATTTCATTTCTATCAATCGGCAAATAAATCAAAAATGTAGTTCCTTCTCCGATTATACTTTCTACTTCCATTTTTCCTTGGTGTTTTTCTATCAATCCGAAGCTAATTGAAAGTCCTAAACCTGTTCCTTTTCCGACTTCTTTTGTGGTAAAAAAGGGTTCAAAAATCTTTTGTCTAATTTCTTCCTTCATTCCTTTTCCAGAATCTTGAATAGAAATTTTGACTGTTTGGATATTTAATGGTGATTCTTCTTTTGAAAGTTTTTGAGTAGAAATAATAATTTTATTATTTTTACTTTTTTCATCTATGGCTTGAATTGCATTTGCAATAATATTTGTAAAAACTTGATTCAATTTGCCTGGAAAACATTCTATTTGAGAAATATTCTTATCAAAATTTCTTATTATTTCTATATTATCCTTGTATTGTGGACGCAAAATTACAAGCGTAGCTACAATGTTTTCATGCAAATCTGCCCAACGCAATTCTACTTCATCTAGCCTAGAAAAAGTACGCAATCCTTTCACAATTTCACTTGTTCGATGCGCTCCATATCGAATATCTTTTACAAGTTGATTCAAATCTTGCTTTAATTCTTCAAACTCAATTTGACTTTTTAATTCTATTATTTCATTGAATTTTTCTTTTTTCTGTTCTTCATTAGCATTATTTTTTTCTAATTCTTCTAATTCTTCATATAAATTCATGAGTTCCATAAGCTCATCTAAAGTAGTTTGAAGCGCATCAACTCCTGCATAAACAAAATTAATTGGATTATTTATCTCATGTGCAATCCCTGCTGTAAGCTGTCCTAGACTCGCCATTTTTTCAGACTGAACTAAATGAATTTGTGTTTGATTAAGTGTATGAACAGTATTTTGTAATTCTTCTTTTTGTACTTGAAGCTGTGATTTTTGTTTTAAAACTTCTTCTGTGCGACTAGAAACTTCTTTTTCCAAATAAATTTGATTTCTTTTATATTGTAAATTTCTGAGATAATAAATTAGTAAAAAGAATAAAATCACGCCCAAAACGGCTGCTACTTGAAAAATTAATCGTTGATACCAATGAGGTCGGACAGTAAAATTGAGAATAGAAGGATTTTCTTCATTCCAGCTTCCATCTCCTTTTCTAGTAATGACTTCAAAGCGATATTCGTTTGGAGGAAGGTTTGTATAAGTGGCATTGCGCTGATTTTGAGAATCTATCCACTCTTTATCAAAAGGAACAAGACGGTATTTGAAATCCAATGAAAATGAGTTTTGATAGTCAAAAGCTGTAAAAAAAATAGACAAATATTGTGTTCCTGCTGCTAAATAAATATCCTTATCAAAATCATAAATATTTTTTTTATCTGTTTCTAATTTTTCAAAAATTGCTTTTGAATCATTTTCTTTTCGTGTGATTGTTTTGGGGTTTATGTAAGCAACACCTTTATAGGTTGGAAACCATATATTTCCCTTCGAATCTACAAGCCCTTTTCCTGTTCCAACCATTTGGTCGCTTTTTACTCCGTCTGTTCGATTAAAGAAACGACAATCGACAAATGGTCTTTTTCCATTTGCAAAATCATTAAGCTGTTGTGTCGTTATTCTCATAATTCCATTATTACAAGGTAGCCAAAAATAGCCTTCTTTATCCTCCAAAATATCAAAAACAGTCCCTTCACAAAGGCCAGAACTTGCATCAAAATTTGTGATTTTGTCGCCTTCTATGCGTGTCAGTCCTGCATCTGTTCCGAGCCAAATGACATTATTTGTATCTACAAAAATAGAGAAAATGATATTACTAGCCAGTCCATTTTGAGTCCAGAGTTGTTTAATGATTTGTTTGTTTTCTATAAAAGAAACCCCTCTTTTTGTCCCGACAATGAAATTACCTTTTTTATCTTCAGCCATACTCAT contains:
- a CDS encoding leucine-rich repeat domain-containing protein, producing the protein MVINFRSFLLCLLMAFSTTILFAQKNTDKTEKDKKTQGDQLEPEQLEEYEGRVRSLVSFMQFMYNTLGEEESSVRDKETIVNQSFLKIFKDRDVQIEDDLIEKRDLWMNKNVQSYLKDVDFFYKNITFEYTVSSIAHRIAPDGTIFFTATANRALEGTNFKDEKVKNNLPRYVEISYDPESQDMKIISIYTSQANETEVLRSWWNDLPVEWLAIFSNHVTIPVGDSISNSQLHSIVGMEVLDISNNPTVIDIQPVSRLMKLKTFKCANTQVSNLFPLRSITNLEVLDASNTPVQDLLALTYATNLRELNVSNTKVSEIKTLEYLTHLERLDMSVTGVSSLEALGKIEGSVLKELRITKTKVANLAPLKNVSTLQFLETSFTPITSISALSESKELERLDISNTNVSSLEPLSKLAKLRLLYANNTKISSLKPLTSIAALERVYCDNTGVKLGQAQELTKSKSNILVVYESEALQNWWKTLSLDWKEVFKTASKLSSPNPTKEELATLSRITKIDAKGQSIKTVEPLRIFEGLKEINISRTKVTDITALRDLIALEILEANNTKISDVSSLQSLDKLKKLDIENTAVSDISPLQNLTNLEFIYADGSALKDELVAAFLNKNPSTVVIYKTVTLNNWWTGLSESWKTALKKHVKIEAQPNKEDLHAMIYLESINLDGISDIRDLQPLQMSVRLRELSFVRTSVSNLSPIKNISTLRILRFSETPVSNLEPITTLRDLEQLVFENTPVESLETMGAFKNLKRLNCAGTQIKTLKCLEPLKELTELSCNTTKLRNLKGLDNMRKLEILRSYNTKISSKKVDDFKKDHPRCEVIYY
- the nadE gene encoding NAD(+) synthase; translation: MKLLKVACAVLNQIPMHWEHNKKNIVQAIEDAKEKNVSVLCLPELCISGYGCEDMFYSPNVLEQSIRVLYEVLPHTKGIITCVGLPMMYQNRTFNACALLVDGKIAGFVAKRFLAGNGIHYEPRWFTPWIAEKHINLSLQNPQTKENESYLFGDVYFDIGGIKIGFEICEDAWVAHRPGRALSNYGIDVIMNPSASHFAFNKINVRKRFVLEGSRAFGVAYLYANLLGNESGRAIYDGGTIIASAGEIANIGQRLSFHDVLVTSAVVDIDANRIAQSQSSMNFDLPNSQENKITVPYNFPNIEPEPYDPSESKWEYSNFIQEEEFTRALALGLFDYLRKSRSNGFVVSLSGGADSAAVSCCVYLLIKLGIENIGLEQFKKKLYYISAIQDLKTVDEISNKLLLTAYQPTENSSDTTENAADKLAKALNATHYTFNINEVVKEYHKIIEQGLDRKLAWQTDDIALQNIQARVRAPSVWMIANIYNALLLSTSNRSEAAVGYATMDGDTSGGLSPIAGIDKFFLRNWLKWLETKGVLTWINDTESSYFKIEVLKSVNVQQPTAELRPSENKQTDEDDLMPYDLLDAIEEAAIRDKKSPADCLKLLKQTFKQYDDKKLKEWTIKFFRLWSRNQWKRERYAPSFHLDDKNLDPKTWCRFPILSSSFEYELEQL
- a CDS encoding sensor histidine kinase, which produces MNFNFPLFSLFKKYINSIINFICKWSFSCVLIFVFILSVTFSFAQQNVSLDTKKSLSQYIFRTWTTEEGLPSNAILDIIQDQKGYIWIATHDGLARFDGAKFTSYTVRNTPIIRSHAIRSLLADRNGAVWIGTQRGILKYENNQLTIPMEFSVLNEYSIEIIYEDATGVVWVGTSSNGVFFYQDGQFRPLKELRLHLQGAVRSIFEKDNALYFASQRGDIARYENNKINRIVDFEQTRGILFGKTINKRTWIGTDNGLKFLQGDSLISPPYPKINAIKDAFDILEDQNGFLWIASENGLYRYNRTTKVLENYNETQGLASNILQKLVVDIEGNIWIGMFRGGLAQILDGKFVNISPSEGLCSNIIYSILQFTPEKYLIAGESDSISIVYGNTVRNARLPLQLPSQRIRHMLFDADSSLWISTYSGLVKITRENKHKIYEPKHGLLDDHVRLTFQTKDSTIWAGTRRAGLFYLTKEDSFKHVNDNLASETVMSMAEDKKGNFIVGTKRGVSFIENKQIIKQLWTQNGLASNIIFSIFVDTNNVIWLGTDAGLTRIEGDKITNFDASSGLCEGTVFDILEDKEGYFWLPCNNGIMRITTQQLNDFANGKRPFVDCRFFNRTDGVKSDQMVGTGKGLVDSKGNIWFPTYKGVAYINPKTITRKENDSKAIFEKLETDKKNIYDFDKDIYLAAGTQYLSIFFTAFDYQNSFSLDFKYRLVPFDKEWIDSQNQRNATYTNLPPNEYRFEVITRKGDGSWNEENPSILNFTVRPHWYQRLIFQVAAVLGVILFFLLIYYLRNLQYKRNQIYLEKEVSSRTEEVLKQKSQLQVQKEELQNTVHTLNQTQIHLVQSEKMASLGQLTAGIAHEINNPINFVYAGVDALQTTLDELMELMNLYEELEELEKNNANEEQKKEKFNEIIELKSQIEFEELKQDLNQLVKDIRYGAHRTSEIVKGLRTFSRLDEVELRWADLHENIVATLVILRPQYKDNIEIIRNFDKNISQIECFPGKLNQVFTNIIANAIQAIDEKSKNNKIIISTQKLSKEESPLNIQTVKISIQDSGKGMKEEIRQKIFEPFFTTKEVGKGTGLGLSISFGLIEKHQGKMEVESIIGEGTTFLIYLPIDRNEILST